In a single window of the Pseudodesulfovibrio profundus genome:
- a CDS encoding methyl-accepting chemotaxis protein produces MNLSKIDAHLLSGFVILVASLVVGCLVGHFFWAVPPVVVWTAGLCLMAITSIVFFVLRKAFSAHEARIADLLQRVALDEAVKPADQLGEGQLAEAVSELAASLSRFKGLSEGIIKGLPMPFLLVDPDERTLYTNQACLDMVEADGSVESQLGRTLAEIFYNDPGRETAVGKAMNQGQVFRNLEVAIQGHKGGTRHVLANVYALKNSHGDCIGGFCLYLDMTMLKEKEAELKEQNELIRQTADKADSISDQLASASEEISAQVDQSSKASEESRRLTAGVAVSVEQMNATVLEVARNAAAAAEISDQARSEAESGASIVTEVIAGISSLEKQATQLNTDMNSLERQADSIGDIMAVISDIADQTNLLALNAAIEAARAGEAGRGFAVVADEVRKLAEKTMDATKNVEENISAIQKSAESNLDSTRQTVVVIEETVETTRRAGQALDSIVNLSGQTWENVQSIATAAEEQSAASDEIARSAGEINVVADETSRAMHESALAVTDLARLAGELRNVMSTMRTSDDN; encoded by the coding sequence ATGAACCTATCCAAAATAGATGCCCATCTGCTGTCAGGGTTTGTCATTCTTGTGGCAAGCCTTGTCGTAGGTTGTCTGGTCGGGCACTTCTTCTGGGCTGTGCCGCCCGTCGTTGTCTGGACTGCCGGTCTGTGCCTCATGGCGATCACTTCGATCGTCTTTTTTGTGTTGCGTAAAGCGTTCAGTGCCCACGAAGCCCGTATTGCCGATCTGTTGCAGCGAGTTGCGCTTGATGAGGCTGTCAAACCCGCCGATCAGCTTGGCGAGGGACAGCTTGCCGAAGCCGTCAGTGAACTGGCTGCGAGTCTGTCTCGATTCAAGGGGCTGAGCGAAGGCATCATCAAGGGGCTGCCCATGCCGTTCCTGCTGGTCGATCCTGATGAGCGCACCCTTTATACCAATCAGGCCTGTCTCGATATGGTTGAGGCCGATGGCTCTGTTGAGAGCCAGTTAGGCCGGACGCTGGCCGAAATTTTCTATAATGATCCAGGCCGTGAAACTGCGGTCGGCAAGGCCATGAACCAGGGGCAGGTCTTCCGCAATCTCGAAGTGGCCATTCAGGGACACAAGGGCGGCACTCGCCATGTGCTTGCCAACGTGTACGCCCTGAAGAACAGCCACGGCGATTGTATCGGTGGCTTCTGTCTCTACCTCGATATGACCATGCTCAAGGAAAAGGAAGCCGAGCTGAAAGAGCAGAACGAATTGATCAGGCAGACTGCTGACAAGGCGGATTCCATTTCTGATCAGTTGGCCTCCGCATCCGAAGAGATTTCCGCTCAGGTGGATCAGTCCAGCAAGGCATCCGAAGAATCCCGTCGCCTCACCGCCGGTGTTGCCGTCAGTGTGGAGCAGATGAATGCCACGGTGCTTGAAGTTGCTCGTAATGCTGCCGCTGCCGCGGAGATATCCGATCAGGCCCGCTCCGAAGCCGAGTCGGGTGCATCGATTGTCACGGAAGTCATCGCTGGCATTTCCTCACTGGAAAAGCAGGCGACCCAACTCAATACCGATATGAATTCCCTTGAACGGCAGGCTGACTCCATTGGCGATATCATGGCTGTCATCTCCGATATCGCGGACCAAACCAACCTGTTGGCGCTCAATGCTGCCATTGAGGCGGCGCGTGCCGGAGAAGCCGGACGCGGGTTTGCCGTTGTTGCCGACGAGGTGCGCAAACTGGCTGAAAAGACCATGGACGCCACCAAGAACGTCGAGGAAAACATCAGCGCAATCCAAAAGAGTGCCGAGTCCAATCTGGACTCCACCCGTCAGACCGTGGTCGTCATCGAAGAGACCGTGGAGACAACCCGACGGGCTGGGCAGGCACTTGATTCCATCGTCAACTTGTCTGGTCAGACATGGGAAAACGTGCAGTCCATTGCCACGGCCGCAGAAGAGCAGTCGGCCGCCAGTGACGAGATTGCTCGTTCCGCTGGGGAGATCAATGTGGTTGCCGATGAGACTTCGCGTGCCATGCATGAATCAGCCTTGGCCGTAACTGATCTGGCCCGATTGGCTGGGGAGTTGCGCAATGTCATGAGCACCATGCGGACAAGCGATGATAACTGA
- a CDS encoding SPOR domain-containing protein, which yields MADKDGPKVKIPKLKATNKTYDFSLTLPGMISAVGAGVLALTFFFVMGILIGRGYRPEADVPQLQEIMPSKQHGEIAEGSDKPEILKLEELEYPDRLKEEPGKVMEVQKPKAAEPQKAEPKKVASKPEPKVEKPENTSPPKPAEVKQPATGEKVYSYVYQVASFRKPEMAETLSAKLVKDGLRSAIESGSAKGSTWYRVVVHHHGTPSSTANMKAVLEKYGIKKPLLKKKVEAQ from the coding sequence ATGGCTGACAAAGATGGTCCCAAAGTCAAGATCCCGAAGTTGAAAGCGACTAACAAGACTTACGACTTTTCTCTCACGCTCCCCGGCATGATCAGTGCCGTGGGAGCGGGAGTGTTGGCCCTTACATTCTTTTTCGTGATGGGGATACTCATCGGCCGGGGCTATCGTCCGGAAGCCGATGTGCCGCAATTGCAGGAAATCATGCCGTCCAAGCAGCACGGCGAAATAGCTGAAGGTTCGGACAAGCCGGAAATTCTCAAGTTGGAAGAGCTGGAATATCCTGACCGGCTCAAGGAAGAACCCGGAAAGGTCATGGAAGTACAAAAGCCGAAGGCTGCCGAGCCTCAAAAGGCTGAACCGAAAAAGGTTGCTTCCAAGCCTGAGCCCAAAGTTGAAAAGCCTGAAAACACCTCTCCGCCCAAGCCTGCTGAAGTGAAGCAACCGGCGACCGGTGAAAAAGTATACAGCTACGTGTATCAGGTGGCGTCATTTCGTAAGCCGGAAATGGCCGAGACCTTGTCTGCCAAACTCGTCAAGGATGGTTTACGATCCGCAATTGAGTCCGGATCAGCCAAGGGCAGCACGTGGTACAGGGTGGTAGTACACCACCACGGCACGCCTTCTTCCACTGCAAACATGAAGGCCGTATTGGAGAAATACGGCATCAAAAAGCCGCTGCTGAAGAAGAAAGTCGAAGCACAATAG
- the argS gene encoding arginine--tRNA ligase, whose protein sequence is MRAKIHLENALKAVLADKGWEWPEKAVIEPPKDKQFGDMSVNVAMMLAKQAKKAPRAIAEDIAAALEGDAHIEKIDIAGPGFLNFTFSQAFWHETVGVIKEAGESYGNSTMGNGTRIQVEYVSANPTGPLHIGHGRGAALGDSLTRILEKAGYDVEAEYYINDAGRQMLILGGSILYRAKQLGGQDVAEPEDFYKGEYIKDIAAEMLKRQPDLLELDEAEATELCKDYGKDVILEGIKEDLAAFGVRHDVWFSEKSLVTDGKVDETFADLTASGMGYEADGAYWFKSTELGDDKDRVLRKSNGDTTYFASDIAYHDNKFKRGFDLVVDIWGADHHGYIPRMMAACEALGKKDGLHVILVNLVNLLRDGEPIAMSTRAGQFETLKDVVDEVGADASRFMFLSRKSDSKLDFDLELVKQKSMDNPVYYVQYAHARICSLKKKADEAGVEAATISPASLALLDTEYDMQLLKLLDQYPDYVEAAARAQSPHLISMYLQELASTLHRYYTNCHVLSAEADIAAARLMLLGCVAGVVANGLGLLGVSAPESM, encoded by the coding sequence ATGAGAGCGAAAATACATCTTGAAAACGCATTGAAAGCGGTTCTGGCCGACAAGGGCTGGGAATGGCCTGAAAAGGCTGTGATCGAACCGCCCAAAGATAAACAATTCGGCGACATGTCCGTCAACGTGGCCATGATGCTTGCCAAGCAGGCGAAAAAGGCCCCGCGTGCCATTGCCGAAGATATTGCCGCAGCCCTTGAAGGGGATGCACACATCGAAAAAATCGATATCGCCGGACCCGGTTTCCTCAACTTCACCTTCAGTCAGGCCTTCTGGCACGAGACTGTGGGTGTCATCAAAGAGGCCGGAGAATCCTACGGTAACTCAACCATGGGTAACGGCACCCGTATTCAGGTGGAGTATGTCTCTGCCAACCCGACCGGCCCGCTGCATATCGGCCACGGACGCGGTGCTGCTCTTGGTGATTCCCTGACCCGTATTCTGGAAAAAGCCGGATACGACGTCGAGGCGGAATATTACATTAACGATGCCGGACGCCAGATGCTCATCCTCGGCGGTTCCATCCTCTACCGCGCCAAGCAGTTGGGCGGACAGGATGTGGCAGAGCCGGAAGATTTCTACAAGGGTGAATACATCAAGGATATCGCCGCGGAAATGCTCAAGCGCCAGCCCGACCTGTTGGAGCTTGACGAAGCCGAGGCCACCGAGCTGTGCAAGGATTACGGCAAGGACGTCATCCTTGAGGGCATCAAGGAAGATTTGGCTGCCTTCGGTGTTCGCCACGATGTCTGGTTCTCGGAAAAGTCGCTGGTCACCGACGGCAAGGTCGATGAAACCTTTGCCGACCTGACCGCTTCCGGCATGGGATACGAGGCAGACGGCGCGTACTGGTTCAAGTCCACCGAGTTGGGCGACGACAAGGACCGTGTCCTGCGCAAATCAAATGGCGATACCACCTATTTCGCTTCTGACATCGCCTACCACGACAACAAGTTCAAGCGTGGATTCGATCTCGTGGTCGACATCTGGGGTGCCGACCATCACGGTTATATTCCCCGCATGATGGCTGCCTGTGAAGCCCTTGGCAAAAAGGACGGCCTGCACGTCATTCTGGTCAACCTCGTCAACCTGCTGCGTGATGGCGAGCCCATTGCCATGTCCACCCGTGCCGGTCAGTTCGAGACCCTCAAGGACGTTGTGGACGAAGTCGGGGCCGATGCCTCCCGGTTCATGTTCCTTTCCCGCAAGTCCGATTCCAAGCTCGATTTCGACCTGGAATTGGTGAAGCAGAAGTCCATGGACAACCCGGTGTACTATGTGCAGTACGCCCACGCCCGTATCTGTTCGCTCAAGAAAAAAGCGGATGAAGCTGGCGTTGAAGCGGCTACTATCTCTCCGGCATCACTCGCCTTGTTGGATACAGAGTATGATATGCAACTGCTCAAGCTTCTCGATCAGTATCCTGATTATGTGGAAGCCGCGGCCCGTGCACAGTCTCCGCATCTGATCAGCATGTATTTGCAGGAGCTTGCATCAACGCTCCACAGATACTATACCAATTGTCATGTACTCTCCGCAGAGGCAGATATCGCCGCTGCTCGACTCATGCTGCTCGGCTGTGTGGCCGGTGTTGTCGCCAATGGATTGGGGCTGCTCGGTGTGAGTGCTCCTGAATCCATGTAG